In a genomic window of Deltaproteobacteria bacterium:
- a CDS encoding chorismate synthase, with translation MAGNTFGVVFRLTTFGESHGPALGGIIDGCPAGIEIDEALIQAELDRRRPGLGGIATTARKEPDAIRLLSGVFEGRTTGTSIGFVVENTDQRSRDYGSLKDVFRPGHGDLTYQAKFGLRDYRGGGRSSGRETVSRVAGGAVAGAFLRTVGLKVRAATIELGGIAATGRDFAGAQDRPFFSADTDVIDSWHERVREVVAMGDTLGGIVEVRATGVPVGLGEPVFDKLDARLASALMSVGAVKGVEIGSGFDAARMLGSANNDPMTAIGFASNNSGGILAGISSGQDIVVRAAIKPIPSIAQEQRTVDRFGRETTIRVGGRHDICAIPRVVPVLAAMVRLVLADMVLLQRRMTGSGG, from the coding sequence ATGGCGGGCAACACATTTGGCGTGGTGTTTCGGTTGACGACGTTTGGCGAGTCCCACGGTCCGGCCCTGGGCGGGATCATCGACGGCTGTCCGGCCGGGATCGAGATCGACGAGGCCCTGATCCAGGCCGAGCTGGACAGGCGCCGGCCCGGTCTGGGCGGAATCGCGACCACGGCCCGCAAGGAACCCGACGCCATCAGGCTGTTGTCCGGGGTGTTCGAGGGACGAACCACGGGCACGTCCATCGGTTTCGTCGTCGAGAACACGGACCAGCGTTCCCGCGACTACGGGAGCCTCAAGGATGTTTTTCGACCGGGCCATGGCGACCTGACCTATCAGGCCAAGTTCGGCCTGCGCGATTATCGCGGCGGGGGGCGTTCCTCGGGCCGGGAAACCGTGTCCCGCGTGGCCGGTGGCGCCGTGGCCGGGGCGTTTTTGCGCACGGTCGGGCTGAAGGTCCGGGCGGCGACCATCGAGTTGGGCGGCATCGCGGCCACGGGTCGGGATTTTGCCGGGGCCCAGGACCGGCCCTTTTTCTCGGCCGACACCGATGTGATCGATTCCTGGCACGAGCGGGTGCGGGAGGTGGTGGCCATGGGCGATACCTTGGGCGGCATCGTCGAAGTTCGGGCCACGGGGGTTCCGGTTGGTCTGGGCGAGCCGGTTTTCGACAAGCTCGATGCCCGGTTGGCCTCGGCCTTGATGAGCGTCGGGGCGGTCAAGGGCGTGGAGATCGGGTCTGGATTTGACGCGGCCCGCATGCTGGGCAGCGCCAACAACGACCCCATGACCGCGATCGGTTTTGCCTCCAACAATTCCGGCGGCATCCTGGCCGGAATATCCAGCGGCCAGGACATCGTGGTCCGGGCCGCCATCAAGCCCATTCCGTCCATTGCCCAGGAGCAACGCACCGTGGACCGTTTCGGTCGCGAGACGACCATCCGCGTTGGCGGGCGTCACGACATCTGCGCCATTCCGCGCGTGGTGCCCGTGCTGGCGGCCATGGTCCGCCTGGTCCTGGCCGACATGGTCCTGTTGCAGCGGCGCATGACGGGGTCTGGCGGATGA